The following proteins come from a genomic window of Bacteroidota bacterium:
- a CDS encoding 3-methyl-2-oxobutanoate dehydrogenase subunit beta, producing the protein MMGELKLMKGNEAIAEAAIRAGVDGYFGYPITPQSEVIEYLMSEKPEERTGMVVLQAESEVASINMVYGAA; encoded by the coding sequence ATAATGGGTGAATTAAAGTTAATGAAAGGGAACGAAGCCATTGCCGAGGCGGCCATCAGAGCCGGGGTAGATGGTTATTTTGGATATCCGATCACCCCGCAATCGGAGGTTATAGAGTACCTTATGTCGGAAAAGCCGGAAGAGAGGACAGGGATGGTTGTTTTGCAGGCCGAGAGTGAGGTTGCCTCCATCAATATGGTTTACGGTGCTGCC
- a CDS encoding 4Fe-4S binding protein: MAKVKGAIVVDIERCKGCEVCIGACPTGVIAMSKDVNGKGYHFSYMANPDACTGCANCAIVCPDGVITVYRKKVE; encoded by the coding sequence ATGGCAAAAGTTAAAGGAGCGATTGTTGTTGACATTGAACGCTGTAAAGGCTGTGAAGTGTGCATAGGCGCTTGTCCGACCGGTGTTATCGCCATGTCGAAGGATGTAAACGGCAAGGGCTATCATTTTTCATACATGGCAAATCCGGATGCCTGCACAGGCTGCGCCAATTGTGCCATTGTATGTCCTGACGGTGTAATCACCGTTTACCGTAAAAAGGTTGAATAA
- a CDS encoding pyridoxal phosphate-dependent aminotransferase encodes MKSTPIHYETVTEKIKESKLASISKASIREIKKLIDNIEHATGERFVRMEMGIPGLAPVSIGVEAEIEALKKGVAAIYPDIYGIPQLKKEISRFVKLFLNIDVSPEGCIPTVGSMQGGFASFMTVNRLSKEKDTTLFIDPGFPVHKQQHRVLGIKYEAFDVYHYRGEKLRDKLESYLSKGNISSILYSNPNNPSWICFTDKELKIIGEMANKYDVIIMEDLAYFGMDFRKDYSKPGEPPYQPSVTQYTDNYILFISSSKVFSYAGQRIGMMVISDKLYNRQSDDLLRYYASNVFGNAMVFGSLYSLSSGTAHSPQYGLTAILKMVNDGKYDFLEAVKEYKIKASIMKKLFLENGFYIVYDMDEDEPIADGFYFTFAYPGMDGEELIKELLYYGISAISLAITGSERHEGVRACVSLVQQSQFPDLEKRLKQFHQDHPIKG; translated from the coding sequence ATGAAGTCTACGCCAATCCATTATGAAACGGTAACAGAAAAGATTAAAGAAAGCAAGCTGGCAAGTATAAGCAAGGCTTCGATCAGGGAAATCAAGAAGCTGATTGATAACATAGAGCATGCCACCGGGGAACGTTTTGTTCGCATGGAAATGGGCATTCCTGGCCTTGCACCCGTCAGTATTGGTGTTGAAGCAGAAATAGAAGCACTGAAAAAGGGAGTAGCGGCCATTTATCCCGATATTTACGGGATACCACAACTAAAAAAAGAAATTTCAAGGTTTGTAAAGCTTTTCCTAAACATCGATGTCAGCCCGGAAGGATGCATTCCTACGGTCGGTTCTATGCAGGGCGGCTTTGCCTCGTTCATGACTGTTAATCGTCTTAGCAAAGAAAAGGATACAACATTGTTCATCGACCCCGGATTCCCTGTACATAAACAGCAACACCGGGTGCTTGGCATCAAGTATGAAGCTTTCGATGTTTATCATTACCGAGGAGAAAAACTTCGGGATAAGCTGGAATCATACCTATCCAAAGGAAATATTTCAAGCATACTTTACTCCAACCCAAACAACCCTTCCTGGATCTGCTTTACCGACAAAGAATTGAAGATCATAGGAGAGATGGCGAACAAATACGATGTGATCATCATGGAAGACCTGGCATATTTTGGGATGGATTTTCGCAAGGATTATTCCAAACCGGGAGAACCGCCTTATCAGCCTTCCGTAACGCAATATACCGATAATTACATACTCTTCATATCCAGCTCCAAGGTTTTTAGTTATGCCGGACAGAGGATTGGCATGATGGTCATTTCTGACAAGTTGTATAACAGGCAGTCGGACGATTTATTAAGGTATTATGCATCCAACGTTTTCGGCAATGCCATGGTTTTCGGTTCTCTTTATTCCCTGAGTTCGGGAACTGCACACTCACCGCAGTATGGGCTCACGGCCATCCTGAAAATGGTTAACGACGGAAAATACGATTTCCTGGAAGCCGTTAAGGAATATAAGATCAAAGCTTCCATCATGAAAAAGCTTTTCCTGGAAAACGGGTTTTACATAGTATATGATATGGATGAGGACGAGCCTATTGCCGATGGATTTTATTTTACCTTTGCCTATCCAGGGATGGATGGAGAGGAACTCATAAAGGAATTGCTTTACTATGGTATCAGTGCCATTTCCCTGGCCATCACCGGAAGTGAGCGACATGAAGGAGTAAGGGCATGTGTTTCCCTGGTGCAGCAAAGCCAGTTTCCTGACCTGGAAAAGAGATTGAAACAATTTCATCAGGATCACCCGATAAAAGGTTGA
- a CDS encoding sodium/solute symporter (Members of the Solute:Sodium Symporter (SSS), TC 2.A.21 as described in tcdb.org, catalyze solute:Na+ symport. Known solutes for members of the family include sugars, amino acids, nucleosides, inositols, vitamins, urea or anions, depending on the system.) translates to MTVKIIVIALYALMIIIIGLMGLKKTKSFSDFFLGGGNIGPWMTAFSYGTAYFSAVLFIGFAGKIGWGFGYSGLWIALINGLVGVFTVWFLLGWKIKKMATEYQVSTISEYLEKRYNSPFFKLLSSIVIFVFMIPYSAAVFMGLSYLFTSNFDLPYVYALIFMGLFTAIYLVLGGYKSMALIDMIFGIIMVAGVIVLFASTLHKAGGIGQITLSLQEINPGLTRPVGPPGIWPLLSLILLTSLAPFAMPQLVQKFYAIRDRRSVKVGMFASTVFAFLIGGVAYFVGSTTRIFLTPETTPGAFNDGQPLFDRLMPELLANVIPESLSVVILLLILSASMSTLASLVLVSSSSVTKDLYHGFMNPAASDAKLTRLMRWTSAFFILLSVFLAYLNPDSIVAILGISWGAIGSFFLGPFIWGLFLPRANKVSALISGIAGLVLCLGLYISGMPSPEAGTVGMLASLALNPIVSFAKIKK, encoded by the coding sequence ATGACAGTCAAAATCATCGTTATCGCACTCTATGCCCTGATGATCATTATTATTGGTCTTATGGGGCTGAAGAAGACCAAATCGTTTTCCGACTTTTTCCTGGGAGGTGGCAATATTGGCCCGTGGATGACCGCATTCTCCTATGGAACCGCGTACTTCAGCGCAGTACTTTTCATCGGTTTTGCCGGAAAGATAGGTTGGGGTTTCGGCTACTCGGGATTGTGGATCGCGCTGATAAACGGGCTTGTTGGGGTTTTCACGGTTTGGTTCCTGCTGGGATGGAAAATCAAAAAAATGGCCACCGAATACCAGGTTTCCACCATCAGCGAATACCTGGAAAAAAGATATAACAGCCCCTTTTTCAAGCTGCTGTCGTCCATCGTCATCTTTGTCTTTATGATCCCTTATTCGGCAGCGGTTTTTATGGGCTTGTCGTACCTTTTCACATCCAACTTCGATCTTCCTTATGTTTACGCCCTGATTTTCATGGGTTTATTTACTGCAATTTATCTTGTACTGGGCGGTTACAAATCGATGGCCTTGATCGATATGATTTTTGGCATCATCATGGTCGCGGGCGTGATCGTATTGTTTGCCAGCACGCTTCACAAAGCAGGCGGGATCGGGCAGATCACCCTTTCGTTGCAGGAGATCAATCCGGGGCTCACTCGCCCGGTAGGGCCTCCGGGGATATGGCCCTTGCTTTCGCTGATCCTCCTGACCAGTCTGGCCCCCTTTGCCATGCCGCAGCTGGTGCAGAAGTTCTATGCGATCCGCGACCGCAGGTCGGTAAAAGTGGGCATGTTCGCCTCCACAGTTTTTGCTTTCCTTATTGGCGGTGTAGCTTATTTTGTAGGAAGCACCACCAGGATATTCCTGACCCCGGAAACCACGCCCGGTGCCTTTAACGACGGGCAGCCCCTTTTTGACAGGCTTATGCCGGAATTGCTGGCTAATGTTATCCCCGAATCCCTTTCCGTGGTTATCCTGTTGCTGATCCTTTCGGCCTCCATGTCGACTCTGGCATCGCTGGTGCTCGTCTCCAGCTCATCGGTCACCAAAGATCTTTATCATGGATTCATGAACCCGGCAGCCTCTGATGCGAAACTGACCCGTCTGATGCGATGGACCAGCGCATTCTTCATTCTTTTATCCGTGTTCCTGGCCTATTTGAACCCCGATAGTATCGTGGCTATCCTGGGCATATCCTGGGGAGCCATAGGCTCTTTTTTCCTGGGACCATTTATCTGGGGATTGTTTTTACCCCGTGCCAACAAAGTCAGCGCGTTGATATCCGGGATTGCCGGGCTGGTCCTTTGCCTGGGGCTGTATATCAGCGGAATGCCCTCTCCTGAAGCAGGAACAGTGGGAATGCTTGCTTCCCTGGCTCTGAATCCGATTGTTAGTTTTGCAAAAATTAAAAAATAA
- a CDS encoding acetate--CoA ligase family protein: MISEQLIQPRSIVVIGGSNDIRKPGGKVLKNLIDGHFRGKLYVTNLKEPEVQGLTSYQDVRDLPQADLAIMAIAAKFIPDTAEILAREKGTRGFIVLSAGFSEESEEGRLLEERLVTIVESVGGSLIGPNCIGVMTPEYHGVFTQPIPRLELSGCDFISGSGATACFIMEAGIPRGLSFARVFSVGNSAQLGVEDILEYMDETYEEGISPKVKLLYIESIEKPDKLLRHASSLIRKGCRIAAIKAGASEAGSRAASSHTGALASSDAAVDALFRKAGIVRCYGREELISVASIFQEKPLEGKNIAIITHAGGPAVMLTDELSHQGLLVPPIQGHYANELLTQLFPGSSVANPIDFLATGTAEQLAVIMDYTENKFDHIDGMAVIFGTPGLDDIYDVYDVIDEKMKSFRKPVYPILPSTLTAQDEIRSFTDKGRVYFSDEVVFAHSLGKVIKTHPPAPENPVLPGIDHSGVRKVIDGCSNGYLDPEQVQQLLDLAGIPRIKEMVAETLQDAISMAEAAGFPVVMKVIGPVHKSDVGGVRLNIRNPQEVEENFLEIMQIEGATGVLIQPMISGIELFAGAKYEEKFGHLVLCGLGGIFIEVLKDVSQGLAPLSQDESLEMIRSLKGYKIIQGVRGKQGADEQLFAEIVSRLSALVMAAPEIHELDLNPLIGLGNSIQAVDARIRIEKQNL; encoded by the coding sequence ATGATTAGCGAGCAGTTGATCCAGCCACGCAGCATTGTTGTTATCGGAGGTTCGAACGACATCCGCAAGCCCGGGGGTAAGGTGTTAAAAAACCTTATTGACGGGCATTTCCGGGGCAAGCTGTATGTTACTAACCTTAAAGAGCCCGAGGTCCAGGGTTTAACGAGTTATCAGGATGTTCGTGACCTGCCCCAGGCAGATCTGGCCATTATGGCCATCGCGGCTAAATTCATCCCTGATACCGCGGAGATCCTTGCCAGGGAAAAGGGAACCCGTGGATTCATCGTGCTCAGTGCCGGTTTCAGTGAAGAAAGTGAGGAAGGCAGGTTGCTTGAGGAAAGGCTGGTCACCATCGTGGAGAGTGTGGGTGGAAGCCTGATCGGACCCAATTGCATTGGGGTGATGACTCCCGAATATCATGGCGTATTCACCCAGCCCATACCCCGTTTGGAGCTGAGCGGTTGTGATTTCATCTCCGGTTCCGGTGCCACCGCCTGCTTCATCATGGAAGCAGGCATCCCGAGGGGCCTGTCGTTCGCCAGGGTTTTCTCCGTCGGCAACAGTGCACAACTGGGTGTTGAAGACATCCTGGAATACATGGATGAGACTTATGAAGAAGGGATCAGTCCGAAGGTAAAACTGCTCTATATAGAAAGCATAGAAAAGCCGGATAAGCTTCTCCGCCATGCTTCCTCGCTGATCCGCAAAGGATGCAGGATCGCTGCCATCAAAGCGGGCGCTTCCGAGGCCGGAAGCCGGGCTGCCTCTTCCCACACGGGAGCCCTGGCCAGTTCGGACGCCGCCGTTGACGCCTTATTCCGTAAAGCGGGCATAGTAAGGTGCTATGGCCGGGAGGAACTGATCTCCGTGGCCAGCATCTTCCAGGAAAAACCCCTGGAAGGAAAAAATATCGCTATAATAACCCATGCCGGTGGTCCCGCCGTTATGCTGACAGATGAGCTTTCGCATCAGGGTCTCCTTGTCCCTCCCATCCAGGGCCACTATGCCAATGAGCTGCTGACACAGCTTTTCCCCGGCTCCTCCGTGGCCAATCCCATCGATTTCCTGGCAACGGGTACTGCAGAACAACTCGCGGTGATCATGGATTACACGGAAAACAAATTTGACCACATCGACGGCATGGCCGTGATCTTCGGAACTCCAGGACTTGATGATATTTACGATGTGTACGATGTGATCGACGAAAAAATGAAGAGCTTCCGCAAGCCGGTCTATCCCATCCTCCCCTCCACACTGACGGCACAGGATGAGATACGCTCTTTCACCGATAAAGGACGGGTATATTTCTCCGATGAGGTCGTTTTTGCCCACTCTCTCGGAAAGGTGATCAAAACACACCCTCCGGCCCCGGAAAACCCGGTACTGCCCGGTATAGACCATTCCGGTGTCCGTAAGGTCATCGATGGTTGCAGCAATGGCTACCTTGATCCGGAGCAGGTGCAACAGTTGCTCGACCTTGCAGGAATACCCAGGATTAAGGAAATGGTTGCGGAAACACTGCAGGATGCCATCAGCATGGCAGAAGCAGCAGGTTTCCCTGTAGTGATGAAGGTCATAGGCCCCGTCCATAAATCGGATGTGGGCGGTGTGCGCCTGAATATCCGGAATCCGCAGGAAGTAGAAGAGAACTTCCTTGAGATCATGCAGATCGAAGGCGCTACCGGCGTGCTTATACAACCTATGATCTCCGGCATAGAGCTTTTTGCAGGGGCAAAGTACGAGGAAAAATTCGGTCACCTGGTCTTGTGCGGACTGGGTGGTATATTTATTGAAGTATTAAAAGATGTGAGCCAGGGCCTCGCGCCCCTCTCACAGGATGAAAGCCTTGAGATGATCCGCTCCCTGAAGGGTTACAAGATCATCCAGGGTGTCAGGGGCAAACAGGGAGCCGATGAACAGCTATTCGCAGAGATCGTGTCGAGGCTTTCCGCCCTGGTGATGGCTGCACCCGAAATACATGAACTCGACCTGAATCCTTTGATCGGACTGGGAAACAGCATACAAGCCGTTGATGCCCGCATCCGGATTGAAAAACAGAACCTATGA
- a CDS encoding DUF1573 domain-containing protein, with the protein MKHLILALAITFSGLALNAQNNEESAPVNPNAPVIEFENTVHDYGTIYQGGDGTCSFKFTNNGKEPLILSRPKSSCGCTVPTWPKQPILPGKSDEIKVTYATSRVGPINKTVTIYSNASNNPIVLRIKGKVVAQPAEIMPEKETEDGATPVNK; encoded by the coding sequence ATGAAACATTTGATTTTAGCACTCGCCATTACTTTTTCAGGACTTGCGCTTAACGCGCAAAACAATGAAGAAAGCGCTCCCGTGAATCCCAATGCTCCTGTGATCGAATTTGAAAACACCGTTCACGATTACGGCACGATTTATCAGGGAGGCGACGGTACCTGCTCCTTCAAGTTTACCAACAACGGCAAGGAACCTCTCATTCTGTCGCGGCCCAAGTCATCCTGCGGATGTACAGTCCCGACATGGCCCAAACAGCCTATCCTTCCGGGGAAAAGCGATGAGATCAAGGTGACTTATGCCACTTCCAGGGTTGGCCCGATCAATAAGACCGTGACCATTTATTCCAACGCTTCCAACAATCCGATCGTGCTGCGAATTAAAGGCAAGGTAGTAGCTCAGCCTGCTGAGATCATGCCGGAGAAGGAAACGGAAGATGGCGCAACTCCCGTAAATAAATAA
- a CDS encoding pyridoxal phosphate-dependent aminotransferase yields MPSVSEKGKRMPASPIRKLVPYSDQAKKKGIKVYHLNIGQPDIETPEIAMNAIRNYREAVVAYSHSAGIPSFRKKLTGYYKKYGIEISPEEIIVGAGGSEAILFAMNSCLDPGDEIIIPEPFYANYNGFAISAGVTVKPIPSDIATGFALPPISEFEKAITQRTKAILICNPNNPTGYLYTRNELEVLRDIVKKYDLFLIADEVYREFCYDGMQHYSTMLLEGIEDNVILVDSVSKRYSACGIRIGFMISRNKEVMSTALKFAQARLSPPTFGQVAAEAAIDVPDEYFAGVLKEYLARRNTVVNAINNMEGAFCPTPKGAFYVVARLPIDDSDKFCQWLLEDFQFKNETVMLAPATGFYATPGRGLDEVRISYVLNVHDLEKSMACLAEALKVYPGRRK; encoded by the coding sequence ATGCCATCCGTATCAGAAAAGGGAAAAAGGATGCCTGCTTCCCCCATCAGGAAGCTTGTCCCTTATTCCGACCAGGCCAAGAAAAAAGGAATTAAGGTATATCACCTGAACATCGGGCAGCCCGATATCGAAACGCCCGAAATCGCCATGAATGCCATCCGGAACTACCGGGAAGCCGTGGTTGCTTACAGCCATTCGGCAGGTATCCCTTCTTTCAGGAAAAAGCTCACCGGTTACTATAAAAAATATGGTATTGAGATCAGCCCGGAGGAGATCATCGTGGGTGCCGGCGGCTCGGAAGCCATCCTGTTTGCCATGAACAGTTGCCTTGATCCCGGCGATGAGATCATCATCCCCGAACCGTTTTATGCAAACTACAATGGTTTTGCCATCAGCGCCGGCGTCACTGTAAAGCCTATCCCTTCCGATATTGCCACAGGATTTGCCCTGCCGCCTATCTCTGAGTTTGAGAAAGCCATCACACAACGCACCAAAGCCATCCTGATCTGTAACCCGAACAATCCCACAGGATACCTTTATACACGGAACGAGCTGGAAGTGCTGCGCGATATCGTGAAGAAATACGACCTTTTCCTGATCGCCGACGAAGTATACCGTGAGTTCTGCTACGATGGTATGCAGCATTATTCAACCATGCTGCTTGAGGGTATTGAGGACAATGTGATCCTGGTCGATTCCGTTTCAAAGCGTTACAGTGCCTGTGGCATCCGTATCGGTTTTATGATCTCCAGGAACAAGGAGGTCATGTCGACCGCCCTGAAGTTTGCCCAGGCCAGGCTGAGCCCGCCTACTTTCGGACAGGTGGCCGCCGAGGCTGCCATCGACGTGCCGGATGAGTATTTTGCAGGCGTGTTAAAGGAATACCTCGCCCGCAGGAACACCGTCGTAAATGCCATCAATAACATGGAAGGCGCTTTCTGTCCCACACCCAAGGGTGCGTTTTACGTGGTCGCTCGCCTGCCTATCGATGATTCCGACAAGTTCTGCCAGTGGCTGCTCGAGGATTTCCAGTTTAAAAATGAAACCGTGATGCTGGCCCCGGCTACAGGCTTTTATGCTACCCCCGGCCGCGGCCTGGATGAGGTGAGGATCAGCTACGTGCTCAATGTGCATGATCTGGAGAAATCTATGGCCTGCCTGGCAGAAGCATTAAAGGTATATCCCGGTCGCAGGAAATAA
- a CDS encoding DUF1343 domain-containing protein — MKKTAIICLAGIFTFLQAFPVFCQETPAPVLTNFESIITGAMKTQDYLSLMEGKQIALVANHTSRVGTYHLIDTLLALGVDIHRIFAPEHGFRGNITAGDHVSNTHDPVTGIPVISLYGRHFKPTRRDMRRIDLVVFDIQDVGVRFYTYISTLSYVMEACAENDVPLIILDRPNPNGFYIDGPVLEKDYASFVGLHPVPVVYGMTIGEYALMVNGEGWLPYGKKCDLKVIPVSGYHHNMICKLPVRPSPNLPDWMSVYLYPSLALFEGTIMSVGRGTDKPFQVFGHPDYLAGSYLFKPVSREGASKPLYEGILCHGHNLSSYALQYASNPHGMNLSWLTESWRYFSGKEEFFNNYFPLLAGTDKLERQVRSGLTPQEIRESWKEDLNRFREIRRKYLLYEDFE, encoded by the coding sequence ATGAAAAAGACTGCAATCATCTGCCTGGCCGGTATATTCACCTTTCTGCAAGCTTTCCCTGTCTTTTGCCAGGAAACTCCCGCACCGGTTTTAACAAATTTTGAATCCATTATAACAGGTGCGATGAAGACGCAGGATTACCTTTCATTGATGGAAGGTAAACAAATTGCGCTGGTGGCCAATCATACTTCCCGGGTAGGCACTTACCATCTGATCGACACTTTGCTTGCACTTGGAGTTGATATACACAGGATTTTTGCACCGGAGCATGGTTTCCGGGGAAATATCACGGCAGGGGATCATGTTTCCAACACCCACGACCCAGTCACCGGGATACCGGTCATTTCCCTTTACGGACGGCACTTTAAGCCTACACGCAGGGATATGCGCAGGATAGATTTAGTGGTTTTCGACATCCAGGATGTGGGGGTGCGGTTTTACACGTATATATCAACCCTCTCTTATGTTATGGAAGCCTGCGCCGAAAATGATGTACCGCTGATCATCCTCGACCGTCCCAACCCAAACGGGTTTTATATCGACGGGCCCGTCCTGGAAAAGGACTATGCTTCTTTTGTCGGACTCCATCCTGTACCGGTCGTTTACGGGATGACGATAGGAGAATACGCGCTGATGGTCAACGGGGAGGGATGGCTTCCTTATGGTAAAAAATGTGATCTGAAAGTCATTCCGGTGAGCGGTTATCATCACAACATGATCTGCAAGCTACCGGTCAGGCCCTCTCCCAATCTCCCCGACTGGATGTCGGTATATCTGTATCCTTCCCTGGCTCTTTTCGAGGGCACCATCATGAGTGTCGGGCGGGGTACCGACAAGCCCTTTCAGGTATTCGGCCATCCTGATTATCTTGCCGGCAGCTACCTTTTCAAACCTGTTTCCCGGGAAGGGGCAAGCAAACCCCTGTACGAAGGCATACTGTGTCACGGCCATAACCTTAGTTCCTACGCGCTGCAATACGCATCCAATCCCCACGGCATGAACCTGAGCTGGCTTACCGAATCCTGGAGGTATTTTTCAGGAAAAGAGGAATTCTTCAATAACTACTTTCCGCTCCTGGCCGGTACAGACAAACTGGAAAGACAGGTCCGCTCAGGATTGACTCCACAGGAAATCAGGGAATCCTGGAAGGAAGACCTCAACAGGTTCCGGGAAATACGCAGGAAGTATTTGCTTTACGAAGACTTTGAATAA
- a CDS encoding ABC transporter permease, with product MHFEWFVTRKILKQDKDNISGPYVRIAVIAITLGLAVMILSVAIVTGFQQEIRDKVVGFGSHIQIASFDFNRSFESTPVTMDPAIYRMLDTIPGIEHVQVFASKAGIVKTGEAIQGIIFKGIGPDYDGSFFRDKIVEGSLIKVSDSARTNDILISGRLAALLDVRLGDDIRVYFVGADSRQPRGRKFTIKGIYETGLEEFDEVYLIGDIGHIRRLNNWDPGQVAGYEVFIDDFNRLDELTDKIYGIIDYDLKATNVRELYPQIFDWLSLQDMNVVVIIVLMVMVSGITMISTLLVLILERTNTIGILKALGARSRSIREIFIYHAVYIIGKGLFWGNLLGLGIALIQKYTRVIPLSEESYYIAYVPIHLDPAAILYLNLGTLVVCTLMLLVPSYIIARITPLKAIRLD from the coding sequence ATGCATTTTGAATGGTTTGTTACCAGGAAGATTCTGAAACAGGACAAGGATAATATCTCCGGGCCTTATGTCAGGATTGCGGTGATCGCCATAACCCTCGGGCTGGCGGTGATGATCCTGTCGGTTGCCATCGTAACGGGCTTCCAGCAGGAGATAAGAGACAAGGTGGTGGGCTTTGGTTCACATATTCAGATCGCTTCTTTTGATTTCAACCGCTCCTTTGAATCCACCCCGGTGACAATGGATCCTGCAATCTATCGTATGCTTGACACCATCCCCGGTATTGAGCATGTCCAGGTCTTTGCCAGCAAAGCCGGGATTGTCAAAACCGGCGAAGCCATACAGGGAATAATATTTAAAGGCATAGGCCCGGATTATGATGGATCGTTCTTCCGCGACAAGATTGTGGAAGGCAGCCTCATCAAAGTCAGTGATTCGGCCAGGACCAACGATATTCTCATCTCCGGGAGACTTGCTGCTTTGCTTGATGTAAGGCTCGGCGACGATATCAGGGTTTATTTCGTGGGTGCCGACTCGCGTCAGCCACGCGGACGGAAGTTTACCATAAAAGGAATCTATGAAACCGGACTGGAGGAATTTGATGAGGTTTACCTTATCGGTGACATCGGACATATTCGCAGGCTGAATAACTGGGACCCCGGACAGGTAGCAGGTTATGAGGTTTTTATCGATGATTTTAACAGGCTGGATGAGCTGACGGATAAGATTTACGGCATCATCGATTACGACCTTAAGGCTACCAATGTCAGGGAGTTGTACCCTCAGATATTCGACTGGTTGTCGCTCCAGGATATGAATGTGGTGGTGATCATTGTACTTATGGTAATGGTCTCCGGAATCACCATGATCTCAACGCTGCTGGTGCTTATCCTGGAAAGGACCAACACCATTGGAATACTGAAAGCCCTGGGAGCCAGGAGCCGGAGCATACGGGAGATATTTATCTACCACGCAGTATATATCATCGGAAAAGGATTATTCTGGGGTAATCTCCTGGGCCTCGGCATTGCCCTGATCCAGAAATACACCCGGGTGATCCCCTTATCCGAAGAATCGTATTACATTGCCTACGTACCCATCCACCTCGACCCGGCAGCCATACTCTACCTCAACCTCGGCACCCTCGTCGTATGTACCCTGATGCTGCTGGTTCCATCCTACATCATTGCCAGGATCACACCGCTGAAAGCGATCAGGTTGGATTAA
- a CDS encoding virulence RhuM family protein, producing the protein MNSNSEILLYQTEDGQNKIEVRIKDETVWMNQEQISELFQRERSVITKHINNIFNEGELDEKSNVQIMHISGADRPVKFYNLNVIISVGYRVKSLRGTQFRIWATERLREYLIKGFTMNDDLLKKGGGYFEELLERIRDIRSSEKVFYRKVLEIYATSIDYNARAETTKLFFQTVQNKLHWAAHGHTAAEVIFQRANANLPFMGLTSFKGSRPSKQEITVAKNYLNEEELGILNRLVSAYLDIAEVNALQRKAMTMKDWMEVLDGFIKMSRQDILTNAGKISAELALNKALAEYDSYKKITDSELSDVELHFLESLERTRKQIENKK; encoded by the coding sequence ATGAATTCCAATTCTGAAATACTTCTTTACCAGACCGAAGACGGGCAGAATAAGATTGAGGTTCGAATCAAGGATGAAACCGTATGGATGAACCAGGAACAGATCAGTGAATTGTTTCAGAGAGAACGAAGCGTGATTACCAAGCACATCAATAATATTTTTAATGAAGGGGAGCTGGATGAAAAAAGCAATGTGCAAATTATGCACATTAGTGGCGCTGACCGCCCGGTGAAGTTTTACAATCTTAATGTCATCATTTCAGTTGGTTACCGTGTTAAATCCCTGCGAGGTACCCAATTCAGAATCTGGGCGACTGAACGCCTGAGGGAATACCTCATCAAAGGGTTTACCATGAACGATGACCTGCTTAAAAAAGGCGGCGGTTACTTTGAAGAACTTCTGGAACGCATCCGCGATATCCGCTCCTCCGAAAAAGTATTTTACCGTAAGGTGCTCGAGATTTATGCTACCAGTATTGATTATAATGCGCGTGCAGAAACTACCAAACTGTTTTTCCAAACAGTCCAAAACAAATTGCACTGGGCAGCCCATGGCCATACAGCAGCCGAAGTGATCTTTCAACGGGCAAATGCCAATCTGCCATTCATGGGGCTTACCTCCTTTAAAGGGTCAAGACCCTCAAAACAGGAAATAACCGTGGCAAAAAATTATCTGAATGAAGAAGAATTAGGGATATTGAACCGCCTGGTCTCAGCTTACCTGGATATTGCCGAAGTGAACGCATTGCAACGCAAGGCGATGACCATGAAGGACTGGATGGAAGTGCTTGACGGTTTCATTAAAATGTCGAGGCAAGACATACTAACCAATGCGGGTAAAATATCTGCAGAACTTGCCCTTAATAAAGCACTGGCAGAGTATGACAGTTACAAAAAAATAACCGATTCCGAGCTATCTGATGTCGAACTGCATTTTTTGGAAAGCCTGGAAAGAACCAGGAAACAAATTGAAAATAAAAAGTAA